In Phycisphaerae bacterium, a genomic segment contains:
- a CDS encoding sodium:solute symporter has translation MHPVDWAVVALLCAISLAVGLYFTRQASRHGAEGYFTTGRKLPWWSIAVSNTATYQSGNGGFVMLVLVYGLVGNWLWWGAWIIWMPLVAVIWARLWRRMQVMTTAELISLRYGGRPARFARTAYAAVCCFGFSVIQIGYITGFFVKTIAPVVGLSPTVILLLFGGVTAIYTMFGGLAGVVYTDVVQFLILILGNSLFLLLAVPQFGGWGHILETVAAVRPAGLVQTPPTAGVDQWTLLTLMVCGLFLAGSPTAGEGMTAQRFMAARSERHAVAGQLFNAFLALTLRTLPLIGLGVIAMSLFWSPDVKGAAPAGVQMLDDSAHAWGAVVRACRLPLGLVGILIAAEAAAYMSTLSSLINWGSSFVVNDLAPQLRTSPTRQVWISRLTTVVLFGLAAGLTVLYVDNMVSWFMYINNAMVIFLLPLAWLRFFWWRFNVWGELAAVLLTLPASWIVWFNLGFGDPGRHPFWQGLALLFGLAAVIQIGVTLLTPPESLETLKRFYARCRPPGCWGPVRAGVGRAAGEASVGRLICDAILGILACLGLVLATNATFARDWTTAALGAAAALALGLWVIARVVTAEPPVAREEVTCDRSISDCLPR, from the coding sequence ATGCACCCAGTCGACTGGGCCGTGGTCGCGCTGCTGTGTGCGATCTCGCTGGCCGTCGGGCTCTATTTCACTCGCCAGGCCTCGCGGCACGGAGCCGAGGGGTACTTCACAACCGGTCGCAAGCTGCCCTGGTGGTCGATCGCCGTATCCAACACCGCCACGTACCAGTCGGGCAACGGTGGGTTCGTGATGCTCGTGCTGGTCTACGGCCTGGTCGGCAACTGGCTCTGGTGGGGGGCCTGGATCATCTGGATGCCGCTGGTGGCGGTAATCTGGGCACGGCTCTGGCGCCGCATGCAGGTCATGACCACTGCCGAGTTGATTTCACTGCGCTACGGCGGTCGGCCGGCGCGGTTTGCCCGCACGGCTTACGCGGCGGTGTGCTGCTTTGGCTTCTCGGTGATCCAGATCGGTTACATCACCGGCTTCTTCGTGAAGACCATCGCGCCGGTGGTGGGCCTGTCACCGACGGTGATCCTGCTGCTGTTCGGCGGCGTCACGGCCATCTACACCATGTTTGGCGGTCTGGCCGGCGTGGTCTACACGGACGTGGTGCAGTTCCTGATTCTTATCCTGGGCAACAGCCTGTTCCTGCTACTGGCCGTGCCGCAGTTCGGGGGCTGGGGCCACATTCTGGAGACCGTGGCCGCGGTGCGGCCGGCCGGACTCGTGCAGACGCCGCCAACCGCGGGTGTTGATCAGTGGACACTGCTGACACTCATGGTGTGCGGGCTGTTTCTGGCCGGGTCGCCGACCGCTGGCGAGGGGATGACGGCGCAGCGCTTCATGGCGGCCAGGAGCGAGCGGCATGCGGTTGCGGGCCAGCTCTTCAACGCGTTTCTGGCCCTGACGCTGCGCACGTTGCCGCTGATCGGCCTGGGTGTGATCGCGATGTCGCTGTTCTGGTCGCCGGATGTAAAGGGCGCGGCGCCGGCGGGCGTGCAGATGCTCGACGATTCCGCACACGCGTGGGGCGCGGTGGTGCGTGCCTGCCGCCTGCCACTGGGCCTGGTCGGCATCCTCATCGCGGCGGAGGCCGCGGCCTACATGTCCACGCTCAGTTCGCTGATCAACTGGGGCAGCAGCTTCGTGGTGAACGATCTCGCGCCGCAGTTGCGGACCAGCCCGACGCGGCAGGTCTGGATCAGCCGCCTGACCACGGTCGTCCTGTTTGGGCTGGCGGCGGGCCTGACGGTGCTGTACGTGGACAACATGGTCAGTTGGTTTATGTATATCAACAATGCCATGGTGATCTTCCTGCTGCCGCTAGCCTGGTTGCGGTTCTTCTGGTGGCGGTTCAACGTGTGGGGCGAGTTGGCGGCGGTCTTGCTTACACTGCCCGCCTCGTGGATCGTGTGGTTCAACCTGGGTTTCGGGGACCCCGGCCGGCATCCGTTCTGGCAGGGGTTGGCGCTGCTCTTCGGTCTGGCTGCGGTGATCCAGATCGGCGTGACGCTGCTTACGCCGCCCGAGTCGCTTGAGACCCTGAAGCGCTTCTACGCACGCTGCCGGCCGCCCGGCTGCTGGGGTCCGGTCCGTGCTGGCGTAGGGCGCGCAGCGGGCGAGGCGTCGGTCGGGCGCCTGATCTGCGATGCGATCCTGGGGATCCTGGCGTGCCTGGGGCTGGTACTGGCCACGAACGCCACCTTCGCTCGAGATTGGACCACGGCAGCGCTTGGCGCCGCTGCCGCTCTGGCTCTAGGCCTCTGGGTGATCGCGCGGGTGGTAACGGCGGAGCCGCCGGTGGCCAGGGAGGAAGTGACATGCGACCGTTCTATCTCGGATTGCTTGCCACGGTGA
- a CDS encoding 4Fe-4S dicluster domain-containing protein, producing the protein MGNTMNQTPRLEHGTQRRTGSNLLRITTVRIGVQAVMFALFIAFVVLTTFAQLERLPGLRFWLGKFLEIDPLIALATALTTHAIYPGLLWSLVVLIPTLFLGRFFCGWICPYGTLHHFVGWLSRSRRRAATTPADRPHPNDYRASQRLKYAVLAGLLLAAAWGTLQIGLLDPLCLLYRSVTGAVLPAVELPVAGWRGEPRFYRGAELLGFMLLGLVVANLAYPRFFCRVLCPLGALLGVLSRWSWWRIERDPDKCRGCNRCRLHCEGASDPHAKLRKAECLVCFNCIEECPEGALRFAAFAPRAHEVTGPDASRRQLVVGALAGLLFYPFVRTTGRATRDFASSLIRPPGALEELDFLARCLRCEQCARVCPTNVIQPAWFEAGLEGLWTPVLNFRIGHCQLHCTACGQVCPTAAIQPISVAEKLGHAEFADCGPVRLGTAHIDLDRCLPHSAGIACQVCEEVCPTSPKAIHVGRQRQRRGRGGGGGGGGGGRRGQGREARASRLEGEPWLDESETESGVPTPRVDIDLCIGCGLCERACPVVGDRRGIYVTAEGETRSQSQPTPDRNRSVQPGRTMRA; encoded by the coding sequence ATGGGCAACACGATGAACCAGACACCCCGACTCGAACACGGCACGCAGCGCCGCACCGGGTCGAACCTCCTGCGCATCACGACGGTACGGATCGGCGTGCAAGCCGTCATGTTCGCCCTGTTCATCGCGTTTGTTGTCCTGACGACGTTCGCGCAATTGGAGCGCCTGCCCGGCCTGCGGTTCTGGCTCGGCAAGTTCCTGGAGATCGATCCGCTCATTGCCCTGGCGACCGCGCTCACGACGCACGCGATCTACCCCGGCTTGCTGTGGTCGCTCGTGGTTCTGATTCCGACGCTGTTTCTCGGCCGCTTCTTCTGCGGGTGGATCTGTCCCTACGGCACCCTGCATCATTTCGTCGGCTGGTTGTCACGTTCGCGGAGACGTGCCGCCACGACGCCGGCGGACCGTCCGCATCCCAACGACTACCGCGCCAGTCAGCGCCTCAAGTATGCGGTGCTGGCCGGCCTGCTGCTCGCCGCCGCCTGGGGCACGCTGCAGATCGGCCTGCTCGACCCGCTGTGCCTGCTGTACCGCTCCGTCACGGGAGCGGTGCTGCCGGCGGTTGAGCTACCCGTGGCGGGCTGGCGGGGTGAACCACGCTTCTATCGCGGGGCGGAGCTGCTCGGGTTCATGCTCCTGGGGTTGGTCGTCGCCAACCTCGCGTATCCGCGCTTCTTCTGCCGCGTTCTCTGTCCGCTGGGGGCTTTGCTGGGCGTCCTCAGCCGCTGGTCTTGGTGGCGCATCGAGCGCGATCCGGACAAATGTCGCGGCTGCAACCGCTGTCGCCTGCACTGCGAGGGCGCCAGTGACCCGCACGCGAAGCTCCGCAAAGCGGAGTGCCTGGTGTGCTTCAACTGCATCGAGGAATGTCCGGAAGGCGCGCTGCGCTTCGCCGCCTTCGCACCGAGGGCCCACGAGGTGACCGGCCCTGACGCGTCGCGCCGGCAACTGGTCGTCGGCGCGCTGGCCGGCCTGCTGTTCTACCCCTTCGTGCGCACCACCGGCCGCGCCACGCGCGACTTCGCCAGCAGCCTGATCCGCCCGCCCGGAGCCCTGGAAGAGCTGGACTTCCTCGCCCGCTGCCTGCGATGCGAGCAGTGCGCCCGCGTGTGCCCGACCAACGTCATCCAGCCAGCGTGGTTCGAAGCGGGGCTGGAAGGGCTGTGGACCCCCGTGCTCAACTTCCGCATCGGGCATTGCCAGTTGCATTGCACCGCGTGCGGGCAAGTCTGCCCCACCGCGGCCATTCAGCCGATCTCCGTGGCCGAGAAGCTCGGTCACGCCGAATTCGCGGACTGCGGCCCGGTGCGCCTGGGCACGGCCCACATCGATCTCGATCGCTGTTTGCCGCATAGTGCTGGCATCGCCTGCCAGGTCTGCGAAGAAGTCTGCCCGACAAGCCCCAAGGCGATTCACGTCGGGCGGCAACGGCAGCGCCGGGGGCGCGGCGGAGGCGGAGGGGGCGGCGGAGGCGGCCGCCGCGGACAGGGGCGCGAGGCACGCGCCAGCCGTCTGGAAGGCGAACCGTGGTTGGATGAATCCGAGACCGAGTCGGGCGTGCCGACGCCGCGGGTGGACATCGATCTGTGCATCGGCTGTGGCCTCTGTGAGCGCGCCTGCCCGGTGGTCGGGGATCGTCGCGGGATCTATGTCACGGCCGAGGGCGAGACCCGCTCGCAGTCCCAGCCCACCCCGGACCGTAATCGCTCCGTACAGCCGGGCCGGACCATGCGCGCCTGA
- a CDS encoding ribose-phosphate pyrophosphokinase gives MGRRRSLLVFAGSASPALTCAICRALGVRPGACDTRHFSEGNTFVRVLENVRGKDVYVVQSLTQPVNDHFMELLFYVDALKRASADSVTAVIPFFSYGKGDKKDEPRVSLRARVCADCLETAGVDRVVTLDLHAPQIQGFFRVPVDHLYALPAFVARLRRKVTRDWVVVAPDAGAIHMANSYARVLGTETAVAEKRRSAHDEQAAVRRIIGDVRGRDALIVDDFTTSGGTLVATAVHLKAQRAKRVCALVTHGVLAPGAAARIDASPIDRLLLTDTVAVPPERLPRNAHVVTVAPLLARALRNIHDRTSISVLFQS, from the coding sequence ATGGGCCGCCGCCGCAGCTTGCTTGTCTTTGCTGGATCTGCCAGTCCGGCCCTGACGTGTGCCATCTGCCGCGCGCTGGGTGTGCGGCCCGGCGCGTGTGACACGCGGCATTTCTCCGAGGGCAACACGTTCGTCCGCGTACTCGAAAATGTGCGCGGCAAGGACGTGTACGTCGTGCAGTCTCTGACGCAGCCGGTGAATGACCACTTCATGGAGCTGCTGTTCTACGTGGATGCCCTGAAGCGGGCCTCCGCCGACAGCGTTACGGCGGTGATTCCCTTTTTCAGCTATGGCAAGGGCGACAAGAAGGACGAGCCCCGCGTCAGCCTGCGCGCCCGGGTGTGCGCCGACTGCCTCGAGACCGCCGGGGTGGATCGCGTGGTCACGCTCGATCTCCATGCACCGCAGATCCAGGGCTTCTTCCGCGTGCCGGTCGACCACCTCTACGCGCTGCCGGCGTTCGTCGCGCGCCTGCGCCGAAAGGTGACGCGCGACTGGGTCGTCGTGGCGCCGGACGCTGGCGCAATCCACATGGCCAACAGCTACGCCCGCGTGCTGGGCACGGAGACGGCGGTCGCCGAGAAGCGCCGCAGCGCCCACGATGAGCAGGCCGCCGTGCGACGCATTATCGGTGACGTGCGCGGCCGGGACGCGCTGATCGTCGATGATTTCACCACCAGCGGCGGGACGCTGGTCGCCACGGCCGTGCACCTGAAGGCGCAGCGCGCCAAGCGCGTTTGCGCGCTGGTCACCCACGGGGTCTTGGCTCCAGGGGCCGCGGCCCGGATCGACGCGAGCCCTATTGACCGCCTGCTGCTGACGGACACCGTGGCGGTGCCGCCGGAGCGGCTACCCCGCAACGCGCACGTCGTCACGGTGGCGCCGCTGCTGGCGCGCGCGCTCCGCAACATCCACGACCGCACGAGTATCTCGGTGTTGTTCCAGTCCTGA
- a CDS encoding DUF362 domain-containing protein has product MHASRDSDTTVERRQSWSRTTRRRFLAQAGALAAGITLPGARLFGQSAEPNRGRARVVVARDEALTQGQPDDHRDLLVKLLNATIQKLTDAPDATAAWRKFFGPKDRVGIKVNALGLSTQPAVVDAIITGLRQAGVPAEQIIVWDRLDAELVKAGFKLNHSGSGVQCRGTDAEHAGRRAAADGPGRGYDARIETSGQIGSAYSRIVTEDVNVLISVPVLKDHNLAGATLGMKNFYGAIHNPNKYHDHNCDPYIVDVVAHPHIRAKWRLTICDGVRAQYNAGPGQHPGFAWPFGGLIVSNDVVAADAVAADLLDKQRVAQGLKTLADEDRPAKYIATATARGLGEGTLSRIELVEV; this is encoded by the coding sequence ATGCACGCATCGCGCGACAGCGACACCACGGTTGAACGGCGGCAGAGTTGGTCGCGGACGACCCGCCGGCGCTTTCTTGCCCAGGCCGGAGCGCTTGCCGCCGGGATAACGCTGCCCGGGGCGCGGCTCTTCGGCCAGAGTGCAGAGCCGAACCGCGGTCGCGCGCGCGTCGTGGTGGCGCGCGATGAAGCGCTGACTCAGGGCCAGCCGGACGACCACCGCGACCTGCTGGTCAAGCTCCTCAACGCTACCATCCAGAAGCTCACGGACGCGCCGGATGCGACCGCCGCTTGGCGCAAGTTCTTCGGCCCAAAGGATCGCGTCGGCATCAAGGTCAACGCGCTCGGGCTGTCGACGCAACCGGCGGTCGTCGACGCCATCATCACCGGGCTGCGCCAGGCCGGGGTCCCCGCCGAACAGATCATCGTCTGGGACCGCCTCGATGCCGAACTGGTCAAGGCCGGCTTCAAGCTCAACCATTCGGGCAGCGGCGTGCAGTGCCGGGGCACCGACGCCGAGCACGCCGGCCGGCGCGCCGCGGCCGACGGTCCCGGGCGCGGCTACGACGCCCGGATCGAAACCAGCGGTCAGATCGGCTCGGCGTACTCCCGCATCGTGACCGAAGATGTCAACGTGCTGATTTCCGTGCCGGTTCTCAAGGACCACAACCTCGCCGGCGCGACGCTGGGCATGAAGAACTTCTACGGCGCCATCCACAACCCGAACAAGTATCACGACCACAACTGCGACCCCTACATCGTCGACGTCGTGGCGCATCCGCACATCCGCGCCAAGTGGCGGTTGACCATCTGCGACGGCGTGCGTGCCCAATACAACGCCGGCCCGGGACAGCACCCGGGCTTCGCGTGGCCGTTCGGCGGGCTGATCGTGAGCAACGACGTGGTCGCGGCTGACGCGGTAGCGGCCGACCTGCTCGACAAGCAGCGCGTCGCGCAGGGGCTGAAGACGCTCGCGGATGAAGATCGTCCGGCGAAATACATCGCCACGGCAACGGCACGCGGCCTGGGCGAAGGCACGCTGAGCCGGATCGAGCTGGTCGAGGTATAG
- the amrB gene encoding AmmeMemoRadiSam system protein B has product MRAPRVLLLALVAGITGSWPSALPARGADDPKVRAPACAGTWYPADAGELAKFLDELLAQAKPPAIDGPPVALICPHAGYRFSAPTAAAAYATVRGHGFKRVIVLAFSHRHANRYHGIEVPGELTAYRTPLGEVPIDRAACARLLGNALFTSNPAVDAGEHSLELQLPFLQRTLIDFKLVPLLIGQLRAAEYAQAAQALLPLVDANTLLVASTDCTHFGPDYGYVPFQEDVPDKLRELAEKAAAPLIRCDFDGFAEHLDKTGDTICGRNPVLLLLRVLSAQGGATGVRAAYDTSGRQLNDYRNSVTYQSFVFTRRSGTLNPTERAELLRLARQTVTATAKGEKLPPVDADKLPPALRADGACFVTLEKHGDLRGCIGNMVADGPLHEAVVRNAISAARADPRFQPVRPDEVDELHIEISYLTPMKRIGNPNEIVVGRHGLLITLGNDRGVLLPQVAYERGWTRAEFLAQTCRKAGLPPDAWQRPEARLDVFEAEVFGEPEGQK; this is encoded by the coding sequence ATGCGCGCACCACGTGTACTGCTCCTGGCACTCGTCGCGGGGATCACGGGGTCGTGGCCGAGCGCGCTGCCCGCGCGCGGCGCCGATGATCCGAAGGTGCGGGCCCCGGCCTGTGCCGGGACCTGGTATCCCGCGGATGCGGGCGAACTCGCGAAATTCCTCGACGAACTGCTGGCACAAGCCAAGCCGCCCGCGATTGACGGTCCGCCGGTGGCGCTCATCTGCCCGCATGCGGGCTATCGCTTCAGCGCGCCGACGGCCGCGGCCGCGTACGCAACGGTGCGCGGCCACGGATTCAAGCGCGTCATCGTGCTCGCGTTCAGCCACCGCCACGCCAACCGCTATCATGGCATCGAAGTTCCGGGGGAACTGACCGCTTACCGCACCCCGCTGGGCGAGGTCCCAATCGACCGCGCGGCGTGTGCCCGGCTGCTCGGCAACGCCCTGTTCACGTCGAATCCCGCGGTGGATGCAGGCGAGCACTCGCTGGAACTGCAACTGCCGTTCCTGCAGCGCACACTGATCGACTTCAAGCTCGTGCCGCTGCTGATCGGGCAGCTGCGCGCCGCGGAATACGCCCAGGCCGCGCAAGCGCTCCTGCCGCTGGTCGACGCCAACACGCTGCTCGTCGCAAGCACGGACTGCACGCACTTCGGCCCCGATTACGGTTACGTACCGTTCCAGGAAGACGTACCCGACAAGCTCCGGGAGCTGGCGGAAAAGGCCGCCGCACCGCTGATCCGCTGCGACTTCGACGGTTTCGCCGAGCACCTGGACAAGACCGGCGACACGATCTGCGGGCGCAACCCGGTGCTCTTGCTCCTGCGCGTCCTCTCGGCGCAGGGTGGCGCGACAGGTGTGCGGGCCGCGTACGACACGTCCGGTCGCCAGCTCAACGACTATCGTAACAGCGTGACGTACCAGTCCTTCGTCTTCACGCGCCGCTCCGGGACGCTGAACCCCACCGAGCGCGCGGAACTGCTGCGGCTCGCGCGGCAGACGGTGACGGCCACCGCGAAGGGCGAAAAGCTGCCCCCGGTGGACGCAGACAAGCTCCCCCCGGCGTTGCGGGCCGACGGCGCCTGCTTCGTCACACTCGAAAAACACGGCGACCTCCGCGGCTGCATCGGCAACATGGTGGCCGACGGGCCACTGCACGAGGCGGTCGTCCGCAATGCCATCAGCGCAGCCCGCGCGGACCCGCGCTTCCAGCCCGTGCGGCCGGATGAGGTCGACGAGCTCCATATCGAGATCAGCTACCTAACGCCCATGAAGCGGATCGGCAATCCCAATGAGATCGTGGTCGGCCGGCATGGCCTGCTGATCACGCTGGGCAATGACCGCGGCGTGCTGCTGCCGCAGGTCGCCTACGAACGCGGCTGGACGCGGGCGGAGTTCCTGGCACAGACCTGCCGCAAGGCCGGCCTGCCGCCGGACGCGTGGCAGCGGCCGGAAGCCCGGTTGGACGTGTTCGAGGCGGAGGTGTTTGGCGAGCCGGAAGGGCAGAAATGA
- a CDS encoding fructose 1,6-bisphosphatase yields MSKITVSVIKADVGGYVGHSSMHPQLMEEAERHLSAARDKGQLIDFRVMHCGDDLELIMTHQQGVESMDVHRLAWDVFVATTKTAASMKLYGAGQDLLADAFAGNVKGMGPGVAEMTFEERKSEPVIIFMADKTSPGAWNLPFYKIFADPFNTAGLVIDPALHDGFKFRILNLKENAAVTFLCPEELYDMLVFIGSPSRYAVKEVYRKKDDEIAGVASVQRLGYIAGRYVGKDDPVMIVRTQSGFPAVGEVLEAFALPHLVEGWMRGSHGGPLMPVSFEDAQPTRFDGPPRVIAAGFQVSNGQLIGPRDMFKDVSFDETRRLANFVGDYMRRMGPFEPHRLPLDQMEYTTLPLVMTKLQGRFEPLDVKET; encoded by the coding sequence ATGTCGAAGATCACGGTGAGCGTCATCAAAGCGGATGTGGGTGGCTACGTCGGACACTCCAGCATGCACCCCCAGCTCATGGAAGAAGCGGAGCGGCACTTGAGCGCGGCCCGCGACAAGGGCCAGCTCATCGACTTCCGCGTCATGCACTGTGGCGACGACCTGGAACTCATCATGACCCACCAGCAGGGCGTGGAGAGCATGGACGTCCACCGGCTGGCCTGGGACGTGTTCGTCGCGACCACGAAGACGGCCGCCAGCATGAAGCTATACGGCGCTGGCCAGGACTTGCTGGCGGACGCGTTCGCGGGAAACGTCAAAGGGATGGGCCCCGGCGTCGCGGAGATGACGTTCGAGGAGCGGAAGTCCGAGCCGGTCATTATCTTCATGGCCGACAAGACATCACCGGGGGCCTGGAACCTGCCCTTCTACAAGATCTTCGCCGATCCGTTCAACACCGCCGGGCTGGTCATCGATCCGGCGCTGCACGATGGTTTCAAGTTCCGCATCCTGAACCTGAAGGAGAACGCCGCCGTCACTTTCCTGTGCCCGGAAGAGCTGTACGACATGCTGGTCTTCATCGGCTCGCCGTCGCGCTACGCCGTCAAGGAAGTCTATCGGAAGAAGGACGACGAAATCGCCGGCGTGGCATCGGTGCAGCGCCTCGGTTACATCGCCGGGCGCTACGTGGGCAAGGACGACCCGGTGATGATCGTGCGCACCCAGAGCGGGTTCCCGGCGGTGGGCGAGGTGCTGGAAGCCTTCGCCCTGCCGCACCTCGTGGAGGGCTGGATGCGCGGAAGCCACGGCGGGCCGCTGATGCCGGTGAGCTTCGAGGACGCGCAGCCGACCCGGTTCGACGGGCCGCCACGCGTGATCGCGGCCGGGTTCCAGGTCTCGAACGGCCAACTCATCGGGCCGCGTGACATGTTCAAGGACGTGTCATTTGACGAGACGCGGCGGCTGGCCAACTTCGTCGGCGACTACATGCGCCGCATGGGGCCCTTTGAGCCGCATCGTCTCCCGCTGGACCAGATGGAGTACACCACGCTGCCACTGGTCATGACCAAACTGCAGGGGCGCTTCGAGCCGCTGGACGTGAAGGAAACCTGA
- a CDS encoding DUF362 domain-containing protein encodes MSSDGLTRREALARGAGAVVATGLAATGAYWLSHRSGVARPSAAPRLPNYFASIDLPDASPRLSIATGDEARIDAMVRAAVGGLDAQLGMRRFITANDTVVIKPNAGFDRPPSLGATTHPEVLRTVIRLCREAGARRVIVTDYPIESPEACFARSGLGAVATAEGADLVWPSPGMFELLTVRARATRDRGEALERWPIFTRPLRQATKLIGIAPVKDHNLAGGSMQLKNWYGLLGGRRNQLHQAIHEVISDVALLFSPTLVIADGTRVMLRSGPTGGRLSDVQPGGVLNRPAVVASVDPVACDAWCYENLLGRNPGTLRYLELAHAKIAAETAAGVRRHGERDWRRYATDGRIVTTDV; translated from the coding sequence ATGAGCAGTGATGGCCTGACACGCCGCGAAGCCCTCGCACGCGGGGCCGGCGCCGTGGTGGCGACCGGGCTGGCGGCGACCGGTGCATACTGGCTGTCCCATCGCAGCGGGGTTGCTCGGCCGTCCGCGGCGCCGCGCCTGCCCAACTACTTCGCGAGTATTGACCTGCCTGACGCAAGTCCGCGCCTCAGCATCGCTACGGGCGATGAAGCCCGCATTGACGCCATGGTCCGTGCCGCGGTCGGTGGTCTGGACGCGCAGCTCGGCATGCGCCGTTTCATCACGGCGAACGACACCGTGGTCATCAAGCCAAACGCCGGCTTCGACCGCCCGCCGAGCCTCGGCGCGACAACGCACCCCGAGGTGCTGCGGACGGTGATCCGGCTGTGCCGCGAGGCCGGTGCCCGGCGCGTGATCGTGACCGACTATCCGATTGAATCCCCGGAGGCCTGCTTTGCCCGCTCGGGCCTAGGGGCGGTCGCCACCGCCGAAGGCGCCGACCTGGTTTGGCCGTCACCCGGCATGTTCGAGCTGTTGACGGTGCGCGCGCGCGCGACGCGGGACCGTGGCGAGGCCCTGGAACGCTGGCCGATCTTCACCCGACCGCTGCGGCAGGCGACCAAGCTCATCGGCATCGCCCCCGTCAAGGATCACAACCTGGCGGGCGGCTCGATGCAGCTCAAGAACTGGTACGGATTGCTCGGCGGCCGGCGTAACCAGCTCCACCAGGCCATCCACGAGGTCATCAGCGACGTGGCCCTCCTGTTCAGCCCGACGCTGGTCATCGCCGACGGCACGCGCGTCATGCTGCGCAGCGGACCGACGGGCGGGCGCCTCAGCGATGTGCAACCCGGCGGCGTGCTCAATCGGCCGGCGGTGGTCGCGTCCGTCGATCCCGTGGCCTGCGATGCGTGGTGCTACGAGAATCTGCTCGGCCGCAACCCGGGTACGCTGCGCTACCTGGAGCTGGCGCACGCCAAGATTGCCGCGGAAACAGCCGCTGGAGTGCGGCGCCATGGCGAGCGCGACTGGCGGCGGTATGCGACGGATGGCCGGATTGTGACGACGGACGTGTGA
- the amrS gene encoding AmmeMemoRadiSam system radical SAM enzyme has product MDDLTNVFRCPTRRDVLRLGLACGAACAFGPAARVLAQDTPGTSELSGPKLKGVARHPARHWQALPDKRIKCTLCPRGCEVADVERGYCGVRENQGGQYQTLVYGAVCSANVDPIEKKPLFHYLPGTTAFSIATAGCNIECKFCQNWEISQYRPEQVESIVVTPEELVKTCRARRAPTIAYTYSEPTVCYEYMHDVAAAGRQQGLGSVMISNGYMQEKPLRELCRQLTGVKIDLKAFTEKFYQDMCAGELKPVLGALEVLKSTGIWLELVVLIIPTLNDSPAEIEQMAKWVVQHLGPDVPMHFTRFHPTYRVTNLPPTPVTTLENCRRVALDAGVRYVYAGNVPNHPGENTYCHGCQRLLIRRIGFQVAANELKDGRCPKCGVAIPGVWTQEQALAFKPAEPAAAAPPASQPS; this is encoded by the coding sequence ATGGACGACCTCACCAACGTGTTCCGTTGCCCGACGCGCCGCGACGTGCTGCGTCTGGGCCTCGCGTGCGGCGCCGCATGTGCGTTCGGACCGGCCGCGCGCGTGCTCGCGCAGGACACTCCCGGCACGAGCGAGCTTTCCGGACCCAAGCTCAAGGGCGTCGCCCGTCATCCGGCACGGCACTGGCAGGCGCTGCCCGACAAGCGGATCAAGTGCACGCTCTGCCCGCGTGGCTGCGAAGTCGCGGACGTCGAGCGCGGTTACTGCGGCGTACGTGAGAATCAGGGCGGCCAGTACCAGACGCTCGTGTACGGCGCGGTATGCTCTGCCAACGTTGATCCCATTGAGAAGAAGCCGTTGTTTCACTATTTGCCGGGCACGACCGCGTTCTCAATCGCCACCGCCGGCTGCAACATCGAGTGCAAATTCTGCCAGAACTGGGAGATCAGCCAGTATCGGCCGGAGCAGGTCGAGAGCATCGTGGTGACGCCCGAGGAGCTGGTGAAGACGTGCCGGGCGCGGCGCGCCCCAACGATCGCCTACACCTATTCCGAGCCGACGGTGTGCTACGAGTATATGCACGACGTGGCCGCCGCCGGCCGCCAGCAGGGCCTCGGCAGCGTCATGATCTCCAACGGGTACATGCAGGAGAAGCCGCTGCGCGAGCTGTGCCGGCAGCTCACCGGCGTCAAGATCGACCTGAAGGCGTTCACCGAGAAGTTCTACCAGGACATGTGCGCCGGCGAGCTGAAGCCGGTGCTCGGCGCGCTGGAAGTGCTGAAGAGCACCGGCATCTGGCTCGAGCTGGTCGTGCTCATCATCCCGACACTCAACGACTCACCGGCAGAAATCGAGCAGATGGCGAAGTGGGTCGTGCAGCACCTCGGGCCGGACGTGCCGATGCACTTCACGCGGTTTCATCCCACGTATCGCGTGACGAACCTGCCGCCGACGCCGGTGACGACACTGGAGAATTGCCGCCGGGTGGCGCTGGATGCCGGCGTGCGGTACGTGTACGCGGGTAACGTTCCCAACCACCCCGGCGAAAACACCTACTGCCACGGCTGTCAGCGGCTGCTGATTCGGCGGATCGGCTTTCAGGTGGCGGCGAACGAGCTCAAGGACGGAAGGTGCCCGAAATGCGGGGTGGCGATTCCGGGGGTGTGGACGCAGGAGCAGGCGCTGGCGTTCAAGCCCGCGGAGCCGGCCGCCGCAGCGCCGCCAGCGTCGCAGCCGAGCTGA